Proteins encoded by one window of Cylindrospermum stagnale PCC 7417:
- a CDS encoding M48 family metalloprotease, with amino-acid sequence MKRTWKSLLLSLNWLLLSVGTSIVIILTQPIAPVPAQAPAVSQETPAPTTESEPKPSATPESKEPEPSPEELARQQKLMEADKLYLAGQTAEAEKIYRQVKAPVAETSAPQERKTAIVDPTQLSPAGKVYWRESEAGIEKKLQTRTLVPLRLLVEQSPEFIPGYIRFAQELKKYDRNTEAIDILERAVSLYPNQPELVKARVTSLADAKKWMEASIAARQFAILNPQDPQAPEFTKLAEDNLKRYKSYIKEEIRGNALANIITGAVGYALTGSLLGPFSALDSSIMLLQGEKAIGESVSKQAKKQLELILDDQILAYVNDIGQKLVKAAGRDEFNYEFFVIAEEGLNAFALPGGKIFINAGAIAKANSEAELAGLIGHELSHVVLSHGFQLATQGNLISNVTQYLPLGGTIGQLFAFSYSRDMEKQADTLGTRLIVSTGYAADGLRNLMVTLDKQQKNAPPPWLSSHPGGSDRVNYLENLITRNSYNRYAYEGVERHTQIKAQVKQLLKEKKEQEEKKEPGE; translated from the coding sequence ATGAAACGAACTTGGAAATCTCTGCTGCTATCCTTGAACTGGCTATTACTGTCTGTTGGGACATCAATTGTGATTATCCTAACGCAACCGATCGCACCAGTTCCCGCACAAGCACCTGCTGTAAGTCAGGAAACACCAGCACCAACAACAGAATCTGAACCAAAGCCTAGTGCTACACCAGAAAGTAAGGAACCTGAACCCAGTCCTGAAGAACTTGCGCGTCAGCAAAAACTGATGGAAGCGGATAAACTTTATTTGGCGGGACAAACCGCCGAAGCCGAAAAAATTTATCGTCAGGTGAAAGCACCTGTTGCGGAAACTAGCGCACCTCAAGAACGCAAAACGGCAATAGTTGACCCCACGCAACTATCCCCAGCAGGTAAGGTATACTGGCGGGAATCAGAGGCGGGGATAGAAAAGAAGTTGCAAACCAGAACTTTAGTACCTCTGCGACTTTTGGTTGAACAGTCTCCTGAATTTATCCCTGGTTATATCCGATTTGCTCAAGAACTGAAAAAATACGATCGCAACACAGAAGCAATAGATATTTTAGAACGGGCGGTTTCTCTTTATCCCAATCAACCAGAATTAGTTAAAGCCAGAGTTACATCTCTGGCAGATGCTAAAAAATGGATGGAAGCCTCAATAGCTGCGCGTCAATTTGCCATTCTCAACCCTCAAGACCCCCAAGCACCTGAGTTTACCAAGTTAGCAGAAGACAATCTCAAACGCTATAAATCTTATATCAAAGAAGAAATTAGAGGTAATGCCCTCGCTAACATTATCACCGGCGCTGTCGGTTACGCCCTCACTGGTAGTCTACTCGGCCCCTTTTCGGCCCTTGATTCCAGCATCATGCTGCTACAGGGTGAAAAAGCCATCGGTGAATCGGTGTCTAAACAGGCGAAAAAACAACTGGAGTTAATTTTAGACGATCAGATATTGGCTTATGTCAATGACATCGGTCAAAAACTGGTGAAAGCAGCCGGACGTGATGAGTTTAATTATGAGTTCTTTGTCATCGCCGAGGAAGGACTTAACGCCTTTGCGCTGCCTGGAGGTAAAATTTTCATTAATGCCGGTGCGATCGCTAAAGCCAACTCAGAAGCCGAATTAGCCGGCTTAATCGGTCACGAATTATCCCACGTCGTGTTATCCCACGGTTTCCAATTAGCCACCCAAGGCAACCTGATCTCTAACGTTACCCAATATCTACCCCTCGGCGGCACCATCGGTCAACTGTTTGCATTCAGTTACAGCCGCGATATGGAAAAACAGGCAGATACATTAGGTACAAGGTTGATTGTCAGCACAGGCTACGCTGCTGATGGCTTGCGTAACTTAATGGTGACACTAGATAAACAACAAAAAAATGCTCCTCCCCCTTGGTTATCTTCTCACCCTGGCGGTAGCGATCGCGTTAATTATTTAGAAAACCTGATTACTCGCAATAGCTACAACCGCTACGCCTACGAAGGAGTAGAGCGACATACACAAATTAAAGCACAGGTTAAACAGCTACTGAAAGAGAAAAAAGAACAAGAGGAAAAAAAGGAACCTGGTGAATGA
- a CDS encoding COP23 domain-containing protein, giving the protein MSLQPLKFVFLSSLGLSLFLGNSVAFAQVDNSGSVVVPTGTSTDSSTIPTSTTVDSATRFSCQNNNGQYTVMYQPQSQPGQFYPWAAPTTLGGGWDAQKRCQAIASRLELYRPDGLQELQTAFENNENIICVTTEANTGCRIVLTVPRNKDPIAVRNSVFQNLTTADSGQQTTAVSTYRNSRQGGTSELYNLGRTIFGGSKKPVTATKNGINLKPYLDPKDGGTATSLRKPAATIRPTQPQTPIRLNPRIFR; this is encoded by the coding sequence ATGTCATTACAACCGCTGAAGTTTGTATTTTTGAGCAGTCTAGGTTTATCTTTATTCCTAGGCAATTCCGTGGCATTTGCCCAAGTTGATAATTCTGGTAGTGTTGTAGTCCCCACAGGCACATCAACAGACTCATCAACCATTCCGACATCCACCACCGTTGACAGTGCAACTCGGTTTAGCTGTCAGAATAACAATGGCCAGTACACCGTCATGTATCAGCCCCAAAGCCAACCAGGTCAATTTTACCCCTGGGCGGCACCGACAACCTTGGGTGGTGGTTGGGATGCACAAAAGCGTTGTCAAGCGATCGCCTCTCGCCTAGAATTATATCGCCCAGATGGCTTGCAAGAACTGCAAACAGCTTTTGAAAATAACGAAAACATCATCTGTGTCACAACCGAAGCTAACACCGGCTGTCGCATTGTGCTGACAGTTCCTCGGAACAAAGACCCCATCGCCGTCCGCAATAGCGTATTCCAAAATTTGACTACTGCTGACAGTGGACAACAAACCACAGCAGTCAGCACTTATCGGAATAGCCGTCAGGGAGGAACCAGCGAACTATACAACTTAGGTCGCACCATTTTCGGCGGTAGCAAAAAGCCAGTGACTGCAACTAAAAATGGCATCAATCTCAAACCTTACCTCGACCCCAAAGACGGCGGAACCGCCACCAGCCTGCGAAAACCAGCAGCAACAATTCGTCCAACCCAACCGCAAACCCCCATTCGCTTAAATCCTCGAATATTCCGTTAA